From a single Candidatus Fusobacterium pullicola genomic region:
- a CDS encoding M42 family metallopeptidase, with product MNLDIEYVLDMAVDLLNIPSPVGYTDEAMERIGAELDQLDVPYSLTRKGAILAYIEGEDNNYKKMISAHVDTIGAMVKKIKPNGRLELVNLGGVNWGGVEGENCLVHTLDGDAIEGTIVPVKSSVHIYGDEAREIPRNASTMEVRLDEEIYTKEDAEQLGVRVGDFVSFDPRTVITESGYIKSRFIDDKICIAQVLGYIKYLNDNNLKPKNGLYIYISNYEEIGHGVSVIPDDMDEFIALDIGLVGAEALGDEKKVSIAAKDNKTPYDLSVRLELMEAAELNNIKYTVDVYNRYGSDASAAILQGFDFKCGCIGPSVESSHHYERTHIEGVIETIKLLIAYL from the coding sequence ATTAACTTAGATATTGAATATGTACTAGATATGGCTGTGGATCTTTTAAATATTCCGAGTCCAGTAGGTTATACTGATGAAGCTATGGAAAGAATAGGAGCAGAGTTAGATCAGTTAGATGTTCCTTATAGTTTAACTAGAAAAGGAGCTATTCTTGCCTATATTGAGGGAGAAGATAATAATTATAAAAAAATGATTTCTGCCCATGTTGATACTATTGGAGCTATGGTTAAAAAAATAAAACCAAATGGTAGGCTAGAACTTGTAAACTTAGGTGGTGTAAATTGGGGTGGAGTAGAAGGAGAGAATTGTTTAGTTCATACTCTTGATGGAGATGCTATTGAGGGAACTATAGTCCCTGTTAAAAGCTCTGTTCACATATATGGAGATGAAGCAAGAGAGATACCTAGAAATGCTTCTACTATGGAAGTAAGACTAGATGAAGAGATTTATACTAAAGAAGATGCAGAGCAATTAGGAGTAAGAGTAGGGGACTTTGTATCTTTTGATCCTCGTACTGTAATCACAGAGAGTGGATATATAAAATCAAGATTTATTGACGATAAGATTTGTATTGCTCAAGTTCTTGGTTATATTAAATATCTAAATGATAATAATCTTAAACCTAAAAATGGATTATATATTTACATCTCTAATTATGAAGAGATAGGGCATGGAGTTTCTGTTATTCCAGATGATATGGATGAATTTATAGCTCTAGATATTGGACTAGTTGGAGCAGAAGCTTTAGGAGATGAGAAAAAAGTTAGTATAGCTGCTAAAGATAATAAAACTCCTTATGACCTAAGTGTAAGACTTGAACTTATGGAAGCAGCTGAACTAAATAATATAAAATATACGGTTGATGTTTATAATAGATATGGTTCTGATGCAAGTGCCGCTATTTTACAAGGATTTGATTTCAAATGTGGTTGTATAGGACCGAGTGTAGAATCTTCTCATCACTATGAAAGAACTCATATTGAAGGAGTCATTGAAACTATAAAATTATTGATAGCTTATTTATAA
- a CDS encoding ABC transporter substrate-binding protein, which translates to MKKFVFAMLGLSLFITACSEKKEEKINNSVVVSQGSKPKSLDPNMYNEIPALTITEQIFNTLLKIDENGNVVPELAESYEYTTPTELIIKLKKGVKFHNGDTLTSKDVVFSINRMLNKPASRVMIDAIKKVEMIDDYTVKLVLSKPSSPLLFGLAHPITAILNEKDTLAKNDVIATSPMGTGPYKFIDWGSGEKIELTSFDNYFEGKPKIDNLTYRAITENSSRLAALETGEIDIAYNMDAIDGSTVEKNPKLQLISKPTTSTEYITFNNEKAPFDNENFRKAVNYALDKKSMSDSIFMGKAIPANSIVNPNVFGYSDTVKGYPYNKEKAIEYLKKSGIENPSFTLFVNDNTTRLQLAQIIQANLKEIGIDMTIETLEWGTYLQKTAQGEHQALLGGWVSGTSDADIVFFPLLHSSSHGGAGNRAFYTNKKLDKIIEQAQLASDPKERKELFFKAQEILQNDAPFGLLLYKNENIGINKRVKGFEYNPTMMHNLKDLYIEK; encoded by the coding sequence ATGAAAAAGTTTGTATTTGCTATGTTAGGACTCTCTCTTTTTATAACTGCATGTAGTGAAAAGAAAGAGGAAAAAATTAATAATAGTGTTGTAGTTTCACAAGGTTCAAAACCAAAAAGTTTGGATCCAAATATGTATAATGAGATTCCTGCTCTTACGATTACTGAGCAAATATTTAATACTCTATTAAAAATTGATGAAAATGGCAATGTTGTTCCAGAATTAGCAGAATCTTATGAGTATACTACTCCAACAGAACTTATTATAAAATTAAAAAAGGGAGTTAAATTTCATAATGGAGATACTCTTACTTCAAAAGATGTAGTATTTAGTATTAATAGAATGCTTAATAAACCAGCAAGTAGAGTTATGATTGATGCTATAAAAAAAGTGGAAATGATTGATGACTATACTGTCAAATTAGTTCTAAGTAAACCGTCATCACCATTGCTTTTTGGATTGGCTCATCCTATTACTGCAATTTTAAACGAAAAAGATACTTTGGCTAAAAATGACGTGATTGCTACTTCTCCTATGGGAACTGGTCCTTATAAATTTATTGATTGGGGAAGTGGAGAAAAAATAGAACTTACATCTTTTGATAATTATTTTGAAGGAAAACCTAAAATAGATAATTTAACTTATAGAGCTATTACTGAAAATAGTAGTAGACTAGCTGCTCTTGAAACTGGAGAAATAGATATAGCTTATAATATGGATGCCATTGATGGAAGTACTGTTGAAAAAAATCCAAAATTACAACTTATATCTAAACCTACTACTTCAACTGAGTATATAACTTTTAACAATGAAAAAGCACCTTTTGATAATGAAAATTTTAGAAAAGCTGTAAACTATGCACTTGATAAAAAAAGTATGTCTGATTCTATTTTTATGGGAAAAGCTATCCCGGCAAATTCTATAGTAAATCCTAATGTATTTGGTTACTCTGACACTGTAAAGGGATATCCATATAACAAAGAAAAAGCAATTGAGTATTTAAAAAAATCTGGAATAGAAAATCCTTCATTTACTTTATTTGTAAATGATAATACTACAAGACTTCAATTAGCTCAAATTATACAAGCTAACTTAAAAGAGATTGGAATAGACATGACAATTGAAACTCTCGAGTGGGGAACTTACCTACAAAAAACAGCTCAAGGTGAACATCAGGCATTACTTGGTGGTTGGGTATCTGGTACTTCAGATGCTGATATTGTATTTTTCCCATTATTACATAGTAGTTCTCACGGTGGAGCTGGAAATAGAGCTTTTTATACAAATAAAAAATTAGATAAAATTATAGAACAAGCTCAATTAGCTTCTGATCCTAAAGAGAGAAAAGAACTTTTCTTTAAAGCTCAAGAGATTTTACAAAATGATGCTCCTTTCGGGTTATTACTTTACAAAAATGAAAATATAGGTATTAATAAAAGAGTTAAAGGATTTGAATATAATCCTACTATGATGCACAATCTAAAAGATTTATATATAGAAAAATAA
- a CDS encoding TIGR03905 family TSCPD domain-containing protein → MKYYKTEKICAKEIGVEFDENGIITEIEFCGGCDGNTHGLQNLILGMNKDEVIKKLEGIDCRGRGTSCPDQLAKILKSLS, encoded by the coding sequence ATGAAATATTATAAAACTGAAAAAATTTGTGCAAAAGAGATCGGAGTAGAGTTTGACGAAAATGGAATTATTACTGAAATAGAGTTTTGTGGTGGATGCGATGGAAATACTCATGGACTTCAAAATCTTATCTTAGGAATGAATAAAGATGAAGTTATAAAAAAATTAGAAGGAATTGACTGTAGAGGAAGAGGAACTTCTTGTCCTGACCAACTAGCTAAAATTTTAAAATCATTATCTTAA
- a CDS encoding ABC transporter substrate-binding protein translates to MKKFTLMLLGLSFLITACGGEKEAKTAKESNTIKIGATAPLTGPVAIYGVTATNGSKLAMEEINKNGGILGKQVEFLVLDSKGDATEAITAYNRLVDEGIVAFIGDAPSKPTLAIAEVAAQDKMPMITPTGTQFNITEAGPNVFRVCFTDPYQGVILANLAKKNLGAKTVAILVNNSSDYSDGVTKAFLEEANKLGLKIVAKEGYAEGDKDFRAQLTKVASANPDVLVIPDYYEQAALISTQAREVGVKSTLIGPDGWDGVTKALDPSSYKAIENSYFTNHYSLEDKNEKVQNFVKAYKAKYNEDPSSFAALSYDAAYIMKDAIEKAGSTDKEAIVKAMKGIEFDGVTGHLKFDDKNNPVKAVTVLKIVNGNYTFDSVIQPE, encoded by the coding sequence ATGAAAAAATTTACTTTAATGCTTTTAGGACTGTCGTTTCTAATTACAGCTTGCGGGGGAGAAAAGGAAGCTAAAACAGCAAAGGAGAGTAACACAATTAAAATTGGAGCTACAGCACCATTAACAGGACCAGTAGCAATTTATGGAGTTACAGCTACAAATGGTTCAAAATTAGCTATGGAAGAGATCAATAAAAATGGAGGAATTTTAGGGAAACAAGTTGAGTTTCTTGTCCTCGATTCAAAGGGAGATGCTACTGAAGCGATTACTGCTTATAATAGACTTGTAGATGAGGGGATTGTAGCATTTATTGGGGATGCTCCTTCTAAGCCTACACTAGCTATAGCTGAAGTTGCTGCTCAAGATAAGATGCCAATGATTACACCAACTGGAACACAATTTAACATTACAGAAGCTGGACCAAACGTATTCCGTGTATGTTTTACAGATCCTTACCAAGGAGTAATTTTAGCTAATCTTGCTAAGAAAAATTTAGGAGCAAAAACAGTAGCTATTTTAGTTAATAACTCAAGTGATTATTCTGATGGAGTTACAAAAGCATTTCTTGAAGAAGCAAATAAACTTGGATTAAAAATTGTTGCTAAAGAGGGATATGCTGAAGGAGATAAAGACTTTAGAGCTCAACTTACAAAGGTGGCATCAGCTAATCCAGATGTATTAGTTATTCCAGATTATTATGAACAAGCTGCTTTAATCTCTACACAAGCTAGAGAAGTTGGAGTTAAATCTACTCTTATTGGACCAGATGGTTGGGATGGAGTAACAAAAGCATTAGATCCATCTTCATATAAGGCTATTGAGAATAGTTACTTTACTAACCACTACTCATTAGAAGATAAAAATGAAAAAGTACAAAATTTCGTAAAAGCATACAAAGCAAAATATAATGAAGATCCATCATCATTTGCTGCTCTATCTTATGATGCTGCATACATTATGAAAGATGCAATTGAAAAAGCTGGTTCAACTGATAAAGAAGCTATTGTTAAAGCTATGAAAGGTATTGAATTTGATGGAGTTACTGGACACTTAAAATTTGATGATAAAAATAACCCGGTTAAAGCTGTAACTGTTTTAAAAATTGTAAATGGTAACTATACTTTTGATTCTGTAATTCAACCAGAATAG
- a CDS encoding branched-chain amino acid ABC transporter permease, translated as MEFIMQIINGLQIGSIYALVSLGYTMVYGIAQLINFAHGDIIMVGAYVSLFSIPVFTRMGLPVWLTVVPAIVICVVLGMLTERIAYRPLRNSPRISNLITAIGVSLFLENLFMKLFTPNTRAFPKVFTQEPLRFGDIYLNYGTVVTIILTLILSIGLQYFMKKTKYGKAMLATSEDYGAARLVGINVNSTIQLTFAIGSGLAAIASVLYVSAYPQVQPLMGSMLGIKAFIAAVLGGIGILPGAVIGGFILGIVESLTRAYLSSQLADAFVFAILIIVLLFKPTGLLGKNLREKV; from the coding sequence ATGGAATTTATTATGCAAATTATTAATGGACTACAGATTGGTAGTATCTATGCACTAGTTTCACTTGGTTATACCATGGTTTATGGAATAGCACAACTTATTAACTTTGCACATGGGGATATTATTATGGTGGGAGCTTATGTTTCACTATTTAGTATACCTGTTTTTACAAGAATGGGATTACCCGTATGGCTTACAGTAGTACCTGCTATTGTTATTTGTGTAGTCTTGGGTATGTTAACAGAGAGAATTGCATATAGACCACTTAGAAATTCACCAAGAATTTCTAACTTAATCACAGCCATAGGAGTAAGCTTATTCTTAGAGAATTTATTTATGAAACTTTTTACCCCTAATACAAGAGCCTTTCCAAAAGTATTTACTCAAGAGCCTCTTAGATTTGGTGATATTTATTTAAATTATGGGACTGTTGTAACTATTATATTAACTTTGATACTATCTATAGGGCTACAATATTTTATGAAAAAAACTAAGTATGGAAAAGCTATGCTAGCTACAAGTGAAGATTATGGAGCAGCAAGACTTGTTGGTATTAATGTAAATAGTACTATACAGCTTACATTCGCAATAGGAAGTGGATTAGCTGCTATTGCTTCTGTATTATACGTTTCAGCTTACCCTCAAGTTCAACCTCTTATGGGATCAATGTTGGGAATAAAGGCATTTATAGCTGCGGTACTTGGTGGAATAGGAATTCTTCCAGGAGCAGTAATAGGAGGATTTATTCTTGGAATTGTAGAAAGTTTAACTAGAGCTTACTTGTCATCACAACTTGCAGATGCTTTTGTGTTTGCTATACTTATTATAGTTTTACTTTTTAAACCAACAGGACTTTTAGGAAAAAATTTAAGAGAAAAAGTATAG
- a CDS encoding branched-chain amino acid ABC transporter permease: MNQTKRWSYALTLVLIVIGYFLLTGLISSGAISRYQTTVMIFICINIILAVSLNITVGCLGQITIGHAGFMSVGAYAAALFAKSGIVAGLPGYIIALIIGGIVAGIIGVIIGIPALRLNGDYLAIITLAFGEIIRVLIEYFDFTGGAQGLRGIPRFNKFGVIYIIMVLCVAMMFSLMTSRHGRAILAIRDDEIASGASGINTTYYKTFAFTVSAIFAGVAGGIYAQNMGILGARQFDFNYSINILVMVVLGGMGSFTGSIISAIALTVLPEVLREFSDYRMIVYSLLLILTMIFRPTGLLGRKEFQISKLVEKFITKRGATNVK, translated from the coding sequence ATGAATCAAACAAAGAGATGGAGTTATGCTTTAACTCTGGTTCTAATAGTTATTGGATATTTTTTATTAACTGGATTGATAAGTTCTGGAGCTATTTCAAGATATCAAACAACAGTAATGATTTTTATATGTATAAATATAATTTTGGCGGTAAGTTTGAATATAACAGTTGGTTGTCTTGGGCAGATAACAATTGGGCATGCTGGATTTATGTCTGTAGGAGCTTATGCAGCAGCACTATTTGCAAAATCTGGAATTGTAGCTGGGTTGCCCGGATATATTATAGCCTTAATTATTGGTGGAATTGTAGCTGGAATAATTGGAGTCATTATTGGGATTCCTGCTTTAAGATTAAATGGAGATTATTTAGCTATTATTACTCTTGCTTTTGGAGAGATAATCAGAGTTTTAATAGAATATTTTGATTTTACAGGAGGGGCTCAAGGACTTAGAGGAATTCCACGTTTTAATAAATTTGGAGTAATTTATATAATAATGGTATTATGTGTAGCTATGATGTTTTCACTTATGACAAGTCGTCACGGAAGAGCAATTTTAGCTATTAGAGATGATGAAATTGCTAGTGGAGCATCTGGAATAAATACTACATATTATAAAACTTTTGCTTTTACAGTTTCTGCTATATTTGCTGGGGTAGCTGGTGGAATATATGCTCAAAACATGGGAATTCTAGGAGCAAGACAATTTGATTTTAACTACTCTATAAATATTTTAGTTATGGTAGTTTTAGGAGGAATGGGAAGTTTTACTGGTTCAATAATATCAGCAATTGCTTTAACAGTTTTACCTGAAGTATTGAGAGAGTTCTCAGATTATCGTATGATAGTTTACTCTTTACTACTAATTTTAACTATGATTTTCCGTCCAACTGGATTATTAGGACGTAAAGAGTTCCAAATCTCAAAATTGGTTGAAAAATTTATTACAAAAAGGGGGGCAACAAATGTCAAATAG
- a CDS encoding ABC transporter ATP-binding protein: MSNRILHAKDINITFGALRAVSDFNLELREKELVGLIGPNGAGKTTVFNILTGVYSATSGTYTFNGIEVKKTPTYKLVRRGLARTFQNIRLFKNMSVLDNVLVANNFNMKYGVFTGIFRLPKFWLEERRAKKKALKLLRIFDLDKYADTPAGSLPYGQQRKLEIARAMATNPKVLLLDEPAAGMNPTETEELMKTIKLIRDKFGIAILLIEHDMKLVLGICERLIVLDHGTIIASGDPQKVVNDPAVVTAYLGKDDDEIDEEEEENKKIASVKAEIFNDEEEE; encoded by the coding sequence ATGTCAAATAGAATTTTACATGCTAAGGATATAAATATTACTTTTGGTGCTCTTAGAGCTGTAAGTGATTTTAATTTAGAATTAAGAGAGAAGGAATTAGTTGGACTTATCGGACCAAATGGAGCTGGAAAGACAACTGTATTTAATATATTAACTGGGGTATATTCTGCTACATCTGGAACTTACACTTTTAATGGAATAGAGGTAAAGAAAACTCCTACATATAAATTAGTAAGAAGAGGACTTGCTAGAACTTTCCAAAACATTAGACTTTTTAAAAATATGAGTGTATTAGATAATGTATTAGTAGCAAATAACTTTAATATGAAATATGGAGTTTTTACTGGAATTTTCCGTTTACCAAAATTTTGGTTAGAGGAGAGAAGAGCAAAGAAAAAAGCTTTAAAACTTCTAAGAATTTTCGATTTAGATAAGTATGCCGATACTCCAGCTGGAAGTTTACCATACGGACAACAAAGAAAATTAGAAATAGCTCGTGCTATGGCTACTAATCCAAAAGTTTTATTATTAGATGAACCAGCAGCAGGAATGAATCCTACTGAAACTGAAGAGTTAATGAAAACTATAAAGTTAATAAGAGATAAGTTTGGAATAGCAATTTTATTAATAGAACATGATATGAAACTGGTTTTAGGAATTTGTGAAAGACTTATAGTTTTAGATCATGGAACAATTATAGCTAGTGGAGATCCACAAAAAGTTGTTAATGATCCAGCAGTTGTTACTGCTTATTTAGGTAAAGATGATGATGAAATTGATGAAGAGGAAGAGGAAAATAAAAAAATCGCTTCAGTAAAAGCTGAGATATTTAATGATGAGGAGGAAGAGTAA
- a CDS encoding ABC transporter ATP-binding protein, whose product MERDIMLEVKDLHVYYDNIHALKGISLKVGKGEVVSLIGANGAGKTTTLQTISGLIQSRSGEVIFEGKDITKVECHKICKMGIAQVPEGRRVFARLPVKDNLKLGAFTVDDTPENLEKDRAKFYEVFPRMGERKNQLAGTLSGGEQQMLAMGRALMSRPKLLILDEPSMGLSPLFVKEIFSVIKRLKEAGTTILLVEQNAKMALSVADYAYVIETGKITMEGKAKDLLNNADVKKAYLGA is encoded by the coding sequence ATGGAAAGAGATATTATGTTAGAGGTTAAAGATTTACATGTGTATTATGATAATATACATGCCTTAAAAGGAATATCTTTGAAAGTAGGAAAAGGAGAAGTAGTATCTTTAATAGGTGCCAATGGAGCTGGAAAAACCACTACTCTTCAAACAATATCTGGACTTATTCAATCAAGAAGTGGTGAAGTTATATTCGAAGGGAAGGATATAACTAAAGTGGAGTGTCATAAAATATGTAAAATGGGAATAGCTCAAGTTCCTGAAGGAAGAAGAGTTTTTGCTAGACTTCCTGTAAAAGATAATTTAAAATTAGGTGCGTTTACAGTTGATGATACTCCAGAAAATCTTGAAAAAGATAGAGCTAAATTTTATGAAGTTTTTCCAAGAATGGGAGAAAGAAAAAATCAACTTGCTGGAACTTTATCTGGTGGAGAGCAACAGATGCTAGCTATGGGAAGAGCTCTTATGAGTAGACCAAAACTTCTTATATTAGATGAGCCTTCAATGGGATTATCACCTTTATTTGTAAAAGAGATATTTTCTGTAATTAAAAGATTGAAAGAGGCTGGAACTACAATACTTTTAGTTGAACAAAATGCTAAGATGGCTCTTTCTGTTGCTGACTATGCTTATGTTATTGAAACTGGAAAGATTACTATGGAAGGAAAGGCCAAGGATCTATTAAATAATGCTGATGTAAAGAAAGCTTATTTAGGAGCTTAA
- the nikA gene encoding nickel ABC transporter substrate-binding protein, which translates to MRYYLTKFLVGTLIIAGMLGCDGKENEKVIKNEKEKKDELVFVNYRDIRDLNPHLYAGEMYAQEMLYETLVNIGPNGYEPCLAESWSISEDGKVYTFNIRKGVTFSDGTICDANAIKANFDAILENKSRHTWLEMMHLLESVDLVDDYTIQIKLSKPYYPMLTELGVTRPFAMISPKAMKNGSTKNGVNAYIGTGPYILKDFVTDEYAIFEANENYWGKVPEIKKILVKVIPDNQTRILALEKGEIDLIFGKNMIDADAVNKYKNSDKFTVALSEPTSTRQIVINTSNPILKDKNIRYALQHATNKEAISKGVFYGLEKPADTLFSKTTPYCNIDLKPFNFDIDLANKYLDQSGWVKGKDGIRTKNGKKLELNLLYNSDSVTEKTISEYLQAEYKKIGIAINIIGQEEQSYRDNMKAGNFDMVFNICWGTPYDPQSSLAAMRQRVYGDYAAQLGLEDKAEIDEAITKILVSTDEEERQNLYTFVLTRLHEDAVYIPLTYECNKAIYTSDLKNVKFTQTQYEVPFAEMTFGN; encoded by the coding sequence ATGAGATATTATTTGACAAAGTTTCTAGTTGGAACTTTAATTATAGCTGGAATGCTAGGCTGTGATGGCAAAGAGAATGAAAAAGTCATTAAAAATGAAAAAGAAAAGAAAGATGAGTTAGTATTTGTAAATTATAGGGATATTAGAGATTTAAATCCCCATCTTTATGCTGGAGAGATGTATGCACAAGAGATGTTATATGAAACTCTTGTTAATATTGGTCCGAATGGGTATGAGCCATGTCTTGCAGAGAGTTGGAGTATAAGTGAAGATGGAAAAGTATACACATTCAATATAAGAAAAGGAGTAACTTTTTCAGATGGAACAATTTGTGATGCCAATGCTATTAAGGCAAACTTTGATGCTATTTTAGAAAATAAGAGCAGACATACTTGGTTAGAAATGATGCATCTTTTAGAAAGTGTGGATCTAGTAGATGATTACACAATACAGATAAAATTAAGTAAACCATACTATCCAATGCTTACAGAATTAGGAGTAACTAGACCTTTTGCAATGATATCTCCAAAAGCTATGAAAAATGGTTCAACTAAGAATGGAGTAAATGCTTATATAGGAACGGGACCATATATCTTAAAAGATTTTGTGACAGATGAGTATGCTATATTTGAAGCTAATGAAAATTATTGGGGAAAAGTTCCAGAAATTAAAAAGATTTTAGTAAAAGTAATTCCAGATAATCAAACTCGTATCTTAGCACTAGAGAAAGGAGAGATAGATTTAATATTTGGAAAAAATATGATAGATGCTGATGCAGTAAATAAATATAAGAATAGTGATAAATTTACAGTAGCCCTATCTGAACCAACTTCAACTAGACAAATTGTTATAAATACAAGTAATCCAATATTAAAAGATAAAAATATAAGATATGCTTTACAACATGCTACTAATAAAGAGGCTATATCTAAAGGAGTATTTTATGGTTTAGAAAAGCCAGCTGATACATTGTTTTCAAAGACAACTCCTTATTGTAATATTGATCTAAAGCCATTTAATTTTGATATAGATTTAGCTAATAAATATTTAGATCAAAGTGGTTGGGTAAAAGGTAAGGATGGTATTCGTACTAAAAATGGTAAAAAATTAGAGTTAAATCTATTGTATAATAGTGATAGTGTTACAGAGAAAACTATTTCTGAATATTTACAGGCAGAATATAAAAAAATAGGAATAGCTATAAATATTATAGGACAAGAAGAGCAATCTTATCGTGATAATATGAAAGCAGGAAATTTTGATATGGTATTTAATATTTGTTGGGGAACACCATATGATCCTCAATCTTCTTTAGCTGCAATGCGTCAACGTGTGTATGGAGATTATGCAGCTCAATTAGGATTAGAAGATAAGGCAGAGATAGATGAGGCTATAACAAAAATTCTTGTTTCTACAGATGAAGAAGAAAGACAAAATTTATATACATTTGTATTGACAAGATTACATGAAGATGCTGTATATATTCCACTTACTTATGAGTGTAATAAAGCAATTTATACTTCTGATTTAAAAAATGTTAAATTTACACAAACTCAATATGAAGTTCCATTTGCTGAAATGACTTTTGGAAATTAA
- a CDS encoding ABC transporter permease subunit, with amino-acid sequence MKNYIIKRILMSIPLLICISFVCFIFINLIPSDPAEVALRVRQTPIITEEAIAQVREELGLNDPFFIRYIKWFFQCLALNFGVSYTNPTRTVLGEIGRCLPATLQLAGLSLVFVIFLSLPIGFLCAAYKDSWFDKIMRGIVFMTTAMPAYWIGLLMIWLISIKLDLLPTSGAGSFKHLILPAFTVSLTYISTYIRLIRNNMLENMKEDYVLYANVRGLQQKNILRKHILKNSLHSCITAIGMSIPQLIAGTIVVENVFAWPGIGKLCIASIFNRDYPVIQAYVLMVGTLFVMFNLIFDIIQYVSDPRLRKGMD; translated from the coding sequence GTGAAAAATTATATTATTAAAAGAATTTTGATGAGTATTCCATTACTTATTTGTATTTCCTTTGTTTGCTTTATATTTATAAATTTAATTCCTTCAGATCCAGCTGAAGTAGCTTTAAGAGTTAGACAAACTCCTATAATTACAGAGGAAGCTATTGCACAAGTAAGAGAAGAGTTAGGCTTAAATGATCCATTTTTTATAAGATATATAAAGTGGTTTTTTCAGTGTTTAGCTTTAAATTTTGGAGTAAGTTATACAAATCCTACTCGTACAGTTTTAGGTGAGATAGGAAGATGTCTTCCAGCAACCTTACAATTAGCGGGACTTTCTTTAGTTTTTGTTATATTTTTAAGTTTACCTATTGGCTTTCTGTGTGCTGCATACAAAGATTCTTGGTTTGATAAAATTATGAGAGGAATTGTTTTTATGACTACAGCAATGCCAGCTTATTGGATAGGGTTATTAATGATTTGGTTAATAAGTATAAAACTTGATTTATTGCCTACAAGTGGGGCAGGTTCTTTTAAACATCTGATTTTACCAGCTTTTACAGTATCACTTACATATATATCTACATACATAAGACTAATTAGAAATAATATGTTAGAGAATATGAAAGAAGATTATGTTCTTTATGCTAATGTAAGAGGACTACAGCAAAAAAATATTTTAAGAAAGCATATTTTAAAAAACTCTCTTCATTCATGTATTACAGCAATAGGAATGAGCATACCACAACTTATTGCAGGGACTATAGTAGTAGAAAATGTTTTTGCATGGCCAGGAATAGGAAAACTTTGTATAGCTTCTATTTTTAATAGAGATTATCCTGTGATACAGGCATATGTTTTAATGGTCGGAACACTTTTTGTTATGTTTAATTTAATATTTGATATAATCCAATATGTTTCTGATCCAAGACTTAGAAAGGGGATGGATTAA